A window from Gorilla gorilla gorilla isolate KB3781 chromosome 21, NHGRI_mGorGor1-v2.1_pri, whole genome shotgun sequence encodes these proteins:
- the CD40 gene encoding tumor necrosis factor receptor superfamily member 5 isoform X2 — MVRLPLQCVLWGCLLTAVHPEPPTACREKQYLINSQCCSLCQPGQKLVSDCTEFTETECLPCGESEFLDTWNRETHCHQHKYCDPNLGLRVQQKGTSETDTICTCEEGRHCTSEACESCVLHRSCSPGFGVKQIATGVSDTICEPCPVGFFSNVSSAFEKCHPWTSCETKDLVVQQAGTNKTDVVCGPQDRLRALVVIPIIFGILFAILLVLVFIKKVAKKPTNKAPHPKQEPQEINFPDDLPGSNTAAPVQETLHGCQPVTQEDGKESRISVQERQ, encoded by the exons ATGGTTCGTCTGCCTCTGCAGTGCGTCCTCTGGGGCTGCTTGCTGACCGCT GTCCATCCAGAACCACCCACTGCATGCAGAGAAAAACAGTACCTAATAAACAGTCAGTGCTGTTCTTTGTGCCAGCCAG GACAGAAACTGGTGAGTGACTGCACAGAGTTCACTGAAACGGAATGCCTTCCTTGCGGTGAAAGCGAATTCCTAGACACCTGGAACAGAGAGACACACTGCCACCAGCACAAATACTGCGACCCCA ACCTAGGGCTTCGGGTCCAGCAGAAGGGCACCTCAGAAACAGACACCATCTGCACCTGTGAAGAAGGCCGGCACTGTACGAGTGAGGCCTGTGAGAGCTGTGTCCTGCACCGCTCATGCTCGCCCGGCTTTGGGGTCAAGCAGATTG CTACAGGGGTTTCTGATACCATCTGCGAGCCCTGCCCAGTCGGCTTCTTCTCCAATGTGTCATCTGCTTTCGAAAAATGTCACCCTTGGACAAG CTGTGAGACCAAAGACCTGGTTGTGCAACAGGCAGGCACAAACAAGACTGATGTTGTCTGTG GTCCCCAGGATCGGCTGAGAGCCCTGGTGGTGATCCCCATCATCTTCGGGATCCTGTTtgccatcctcttggtgctggTCTTTATCA aaaagGTGGCCAAGAAGCCAACCAATAAG GCCCCCCACCCCAAGCAGGAACCCCAGGAGATCAATTTTCCCGACGATCTTCCTGGCTCCAACACTGCCGCTCCAGTGCAGGAGACTTTACATGGATGCCAACCGGTCACCCAGGAGGATGGCAAAGAGAGTCGCATCTCAGTGCAGGAGAGACAGTGA
- the CD40 gene encoding tumor necrosis factor receptor superfamily member 5 isoform X1: MVRLPLQCVLWGCLLTAVHPEPPTACREKQYLINSQCCSLCQPGQKLVSDCTEFTETECLPCGESEFLDTWNRETHCHQHKYCDPNLGLRVQQKGTSETDTICTCEEGRHCTSEACESCVLHRSCSPGFGVKQIATGVSDTICEPCPVGFFSNVSSAFEKCHPWTSCETKDLVVQQAGTNKTDVVCGPQDRLRALVVIPIIFGILFAILLVLVFISESSEKVAKKPTNKAPHPKQEPQEINFPDDLPGSNTAAPVQETLHGCQPVTQEDGKESRISVQERQ, encoded by the exons ATGGTTCGTCTGCCTCTGCAGTGCGTCCTCTGGGGCTGCTTGCTGACCGCT GTCCATCCAGAACCACCCACTGCATGCAGAGAAAAACAGTACCTAATAAACAGTCAGTGCTGTTCTTTGTGCCAGCCAG GACAGAAACTGGTGAGTGACTGCACAGAGTTCACTGAAACGGAATGCCTTCCTTGCGGTGAAAGCGAATTCCTAGACACCTGGAACAGAGAGACACACTGCCACCAGCACAAATACTGCGACCCCA ACCTAGGGCTTCGGGTCCAGCAGAAGGGCACCTCAGAAACAGACACCATCTGCACCTGTGAAGAAGGCCGGCACTGTACGAGTGAGGCCTGTGAGAGCTGTGTCCTGCACCGCTCATGCTCGCCCGGCTTTGGGGTCAAGCAGATTG CTACAGGGGTTTCTGATACCATCTGCGAGCCCTGCCCAGTCGGCTTCTTCTCCAATGTGTCATCTGCTTTCGAAAAATGTCACCCTTGGACAAG CTGTGAGACCAAAGACCTGGTTGTGCAACAGGCAGGCACAAACAAGACTGATGTTGTCTGTG GTCCCCAGGATCGGCTGAGAGCCCTGGTGGTGATCCCCATCATCTTCGGGATCCTGTTtgccatcctcttggtgctggTCTTTATCAGTGAGTCCTCAG aaaagGTGGCCAAGAAGCCAACCAATAAG GCCCCCCACCCCAAGCAGGAACCCCAGGAGATCAATTTTCCCGACGATCTTCCTGGCTCCAACACTGCCGCTCCAGTGCAGGAGACTTTACATGGATGCCAACCGGTCACCCAGGAGGATGGCAAAGAGAGTCGCATCTCAGTGCAGGAGAGACAGTGA
- the CD40 gene encoding tumor necrosis factor receptor superfamily member 5 isoform X5, with the protein MVRLPLQCVLWGCLLTAVHPEPPTACREKQYLINSQCCSLCQPGQKLVSDCTEFTETECLPCGESEFLDTWNRETHCHQHKYCDPNLGLRVQQKGTSETDTICTCEEGRHCTSEACESCVLHRSCSPGFGVKQIATGVSDTICEPCPVGFFSNVSSAFEKCHPWTSCETKDLVVQQAGTNKTDVVCGPQDRLRALVVIPIIFGILFAILLVLVFISGQEANQ; encoded by the exons ATGGTTCGTCTGCCTCTGCAGTGCGTCCTCTGGGGCTGCTTGCTGACCGCT GTCCATCCAGAACCACCCACTGCATGCAGAGAAAAACAGTACCTAATAAACAGTCAGTGCTGTTCTTTGTGCCAGCCAG GACAGAAACTGGTGAGTGACTGCACAGAGTTCACTGAAACGGAATGCCTTCCTTGCGGTGAAAGCGAATTCCTAGACACCTGGAACAGAGAGACACACTGCCACCAGCACAAATACTGCGACCCCA ACCTAGGGCTTCGGGTCCAGCAGAAGGGCACCTCAGAAACAGACACCATCTGCACCTGTGAAGAAGGCCGGCACTGTACGAGTGAGGCCTGTGAGAGCTGTGTCCTGCACCGCTCATGCTCGCCCGGCTTTGGGGTCAAGCAGATTG CTACAGGGGTTTCTGATACCATCTGCGAGCCCTGCCCAGTCGGCTTCTTCTCCAATGTGTCATCTGCTTTCGAAAAATGTCACCCTTGGACAAG CTGTGAGACCAAAGACCTGGTTGTGCAACAGGCAGGCACAAACAAGACTGATGTTGTCTGTG GTCCCCAGGATCGGCTGAGAGCCCTGGTGGTGATCCCCATCATCTTCGGGATCCTGTTtgccatcctcttggtgctggTCTTTATCA GTGGCCAAGAAGCCAACCAATAA
- the CD40 gene encoding tumor necrosis factor receptor superfamily member 5 isoform X4 has protein sequence MVRLPLQCVLWGCLLTAVHPEPPTACREKQYLINSQCCSLCQPGQKLVSDCTEFTETECLPCGESEFLDTWNRETHCHQHKYCDPNLGLRVQQKGTSETDTICTCEEGRHCTSEACESCVLHRSCSPGFGVKQIGPQDRLRALVVIPIIFGILFAILLVLVFIKKVAKKPTNKAPHPKQEPQEINFPDDLPGSNTAAPVQETLHGCQPVTQEDGKESRISVQERQ, from the exons ATGGTTCGTCTGCCTCTGCAGTGCGTCCTCTGGGGCTGCTTGCTGACCGCT GTCCATCCAGAACCACCCACTGCATGCAGAGAAAAACAGTACCTAATAAACAGTCAGTGCTGTTCTTTGTGCCAGCCAG GACAGAAACTGGTGAGTGACTGCACAGAGTTCACTGAAACGGAATGCCTTCCTTGCGGTGAAAGCGAATTCCTAGACACCTGGAACAGAGAGACACACTGCCACCAGCACAAATACTGCGACCCCA ACCTAGGGCTTCGGGTCCAGCAGAAGGGCACCTCAGAAACAGACACCATCTGCACCTGTGAAGAAGGCCGGCACTGTACGAGTGAGGCCTGTGAGAGCTGTGTCCTGCACCGCTCATGCTCGCCCGGCTTTGGGGTCAAGCAGATTG GTCCCCAGGATCGGCTGAGAGCCCTGGTGGTGATCCCCATCATCTTCGGGATCCTGTTtgccatcctcttggtgctggTCTTTATCA aaaagGTGGCCAAGAAGCCAACCAATAAG GCCCCCCACCCCAAGCAGGAACCCCAGGAGATCAATTTTCCCGACGATCTTCCTGGCTCCAACACTGCCGCTCCAGTGCAGGAGACTTTACATGGATGCCAACCGGTCACCCAGGAGGATGGCAAAGAGAGTCGCATCTCAGTGCAGGAGAGACAGTGA
- the CD40 gene encoding tumor necrosis factor receptor superfamily member 5 isoform X3, with the protein MVRLPLQCVLWGCLLTAVHPEPPTACREKQYLINSQCCSLCQPGQKLVSDCTEFTETECLPCGESEFLDTWNRETHCHQHKYCDPNLGLRVQQKGTSETDTICTCEEGRHCTSEACESCVLHRSCSPGFGVKQIGPQDRLRALVVIPIIFGILFAILLVLVFISESSEKVAKKPTNKAPHPKQEPQEINFPDDLPGSNTAAPVQETLHGCQPVTQEDGKESRISVQERQ; encoded by the exons ATGGTTCGTCTGCCTCTGCAGTGCGTCCTCTGGGGCTGCTTGCTGACCGCT GTCCATCCAGAACCACCCACTGCATGCAGAGAAAAACAGTACCTAATAAACAGTCAGTGCTGTTCTTTGTGCCAGCCAG GACAGAAACTGGTGAGTGACTGCACAGAGTTCACTGAAACGGAATGCCTTCCTTGCGGTGAAAGCGAATTCCTAGACACCTGGAACAGAGAGACACACTGCCACCAGCACAAATACTGCGACCCCA ACCTAGGGCTTCGGGTCCAGCAGAAGGGCACCTCAGAAACAGACACCATCTGCACCTGTGAAGAAGGCCGGCACTGTACGAGTGAGGCCTGTGAGAGCTGTGTCCTGCACCGCTCATGCTCGCCCGGCTTTGGGGTCAAGCAGATTG GTCCCCAGGATCGGCTGAGAGCCCTGGTGGTGATCCCCATCATCTTCGGGATCCTGTTtgccatcctcttggtgctggTCTTTATCAGTGAGTCCTCAG aaaagGTGGCCAAGAAGCCAACCAATAAG GCCCCCCACCCCAAGCAGGAACCCCAGGAGATCAATTTTCCCGACGATCTTCCTGGCTCCAACACTGCCGCTCCAGTGCAGGAGACTTTACATGGATGCCAACCGGTCACCCAGGAGGATGGCAAAGAGAGTCGCATCTCAGTGCAGGAGAGACAGTGA